The Styela clava chromosome 3, kaStyClav1.hap1.2, whole genome shotgun sequence genome includes the window ataaaataaattaatgctAATGTGGTAAACTTTAACACACTTACCATTCCATTTATGAATGCTCCGACACAAACAAAGTTCGTTCCTAGATCAATTCCAATTGCGCAGTCTTCATTCATGCTAAAATTTCTAGGTTCTAAAAATAATAACTACGCATATGAAGCCAACCAATAAATAGACTcgctatttatttttgtattaaaaccTTGCTCAAGTCATTTTCTCGAGGTTATTTTCTCTCAATTCCACGGATAATATTACAAGCACAAAGCAAAGAGATCAGTTTTTTATCGATATATAATTAACctctttttttcaaaaatgaatggAGAAATAGATACTAAACTTATTTAATCTCTTCGTTTAAAAAAACAATTACTGGAAACTGGATATTCTGAAGCTTAATTATGTCAGTTTACTTTATTAACGCTAAAATAATTTGTGAATATTGTGAAATTGACGTTTTGCAAGCGCATTTGCTCATTGCTTATAGTTTTGCATTTTCTACTATAATATATGTTTTACCAGagaatgattttatttattctaatttttgtaTCACACACATTATGTTTTTTAGACAAGTTATTCGGAATGCCGATAAAATGACAAAATCAGTCTGGGCGATTCTCCGGTTGGTTCAGAAAATGAGCCAATACTATACAAAGAAGTTGGTAATACAGAATTATAACAATAatgggcgctcctgaagtatttgagccaagatggcagacactggaacgtagtgtgattaccaggttagggttaggccataattttattccaatttctcttattttagttttattgcgagtttggggactagccaagtcaCGTAGTATtttcacctaaaattatggtctaaccctaacctgatatacatattacattccggTATCCgacatcttggtttacatacttcgggagtacccattatTGCAATGCGCAATCAGCAAGCATACATACTtatcattcaaatttaatttaagaTGACCTAAATACGTCATATTAGAAGGTCTCTGAGTGACATCAGTTAGTCAATTATGATATAGTTTTTTATTCATGATTCATTATTATCACTTTTAGCTAAAACTTAATGCTAATACTAATGTCAAGAAGActattttttagaattgatttttCGAATCTTTTTACCAAAATTAATAGCAATAATACATTTCCAAAGCAGCCTTCAATTTAATGTaggaaatgcaaaaattaaacACGTTTTGTGAgctttcgaaataaaattattcattattttggGAAAACGTGACCAAACACAAATATATCGTTTAAACCCGGGGTGTAAcattttgtcggtgggccatataatcAACGACAGACATCTAACTGGGCCCTCCTAATCAAGGTAATGCGTTTTCGCCTAGCCTTATAATAATATATGCACTGGacaaaacggcgaaagattaTCACAGTGACAAgagtaaaaaaattatgaatttgtaCCCATGTGAGcgcatttttaaacataaaggATACGTATTTTATACTTGAAgggaaaatctgagtgttgatgAGGGCCCCTCTAAATGACTTGGCATACCCAGTTGTGCTCACCCATGGTTTGGACAGACTCCATTAATGCTTGTTTATATGACCATCTAGATTCTAGATTCATAGGTATGATAGCGACACAAGATGAGcatcaaaatatttacaaatctGATTGGATATTGAATCGTTAAATTGTTTGCCCGGGCCTACATCTGATTCATTCAGCGTACAGTGAGTTACTTTCGTTAGAATTccatcaatataaatatataactaACAATGATCAGTAATACGAAGTAGTTCACTATGAATGTAATATCGAATGTAAACTCATCGaggtgaaaattatttttgagagCGACATTGTTATTATTGTTGTCACGTTCCTGTTTTCGAAATTCTTCATAATAACATGTAGGCCTACCTCACCATTCTTCATATTAGCTGTCATTATTATCATAGAAGGAACACCACTGCGTAAATGTTCCGCATTGTAGGACTCAATTCTATGCCTCTAATAGTCCATGTATCTTTAAAATACGtaatttaatattaatcaaCTCACCAATTTACAATGTATTTCCTTTCTTTTAGTTAAACGTTATTACCACTGGGTATGTATACCTTCTATTCACAACCTTTATTGGCGGACTCAATACAATAATACCTTATTTGTTTCCAGTCAGTCGTTCGATACTCAGCAGAGCGTGCCCAACAGGACTGAATAAACCTGAATCTTGTTCGCTATCTAACGGAAATATTTATTCTGATATTGCTTTCTGGAACGCGTGACGTACATGAATACATTTAATATTTCAGATGCTTATTTATACAATGAAATGATCTTTTAGTCAAACCTTCATCACATTGACCAGTTCTGTTTTATCAACTATCAACTCAATGATGCAAGACGTATAAAAGAACACAAATATTAGCTCTTTATCGggtcattgtatatatatataatattctagATCAGTCTAACTTAAGCAAATATATTTCAGTTATAAGAAGAAACACGACtgtaagaataaaaataattttagtgTGCAAAAAGATTACTGCGTTTAATTGCTACAGAATTAGTGCGTTACACACGCCTAGAActttacaataattttaaacaaaatgctatattgaatttgtataaaaattgggtactccagtaatatgtgtaccaggttagggttagaccataatttgttcacgatttttcttattttagctCTATCATGTGTTCGGGgacagtctgtgttagccaagtgaatatccctctGTTCATAGGTTTGagtacctttacacaacttgatgtaaaattgccgaacaaaattagttacctccatattggtacacatacttctagagcgccctCAATTCAGTATTCAGTACTGCTAAAATTATAACGCccaagaataaaattataagtcACAAGATATGTCAATTCAAATGATGTGATAAGTCAAGCAATATgagaaaattactacaaatcTATACAATAGATATTTTTAAACTCAAATAGACATGGCAAAAATGAaggtttttttttatacaaaaaaaaatccagtATTAGAAAGCAATTACAATCAATAAATGTTCAATAAAGCCTAAGTGATATGAGCGATCTTTGATTTACACATTTCTTTGGTGCGTGGTATAAATAAAAGCGCAAATATAGTTTGTCtggtgcagtggttcccaaactttttagtaTCGTCACCCCTAAATCGAATTACTAAAAGCTCAATCACCCGCAACATAAAACTATAACAGTCATATCGTTGTCCAATTCATCTTGACCAGAAATTGTGATAATAGTAACACCTAttgaatcttctgatccgattTTAAGATGCTAGATTAGTATTTTAGCCTACATTCTGTTGCAAGGTTCCATTTTTTATGTCCCTACGAACCGTTTGACTGGATGACTAGGCTCATTGCCTAGATGCGAGCAATGAATGTCCAGCTTTTCCGCACACTTGTCAAAATTACGTAGATTACAAAAAAACTTGTTGAAGAGTGAATGTCCAGATTACCCCAAAAAATGCCAAATTACCCCCATTTGGAGGTAATTACCACAAGTTTGGGAAATCCTAATGCGATGGTGAGGCTATTTAACAACCGCTAAGAGGGCTGACAACAAGTAGGttgagtaaaaaaaaattagtttgaaaagttccttttctatttttgtacaaaattatTGCAATCAAAAAGATACTTCTACTCTACGATATCTCTCATACTTTCCTTTACTTAATCATCTAAAAGGTGAGTGTTTCGAGTTCGATAAAattcacacaaaatatatatatacatgttcaTTCAAATGTAAaatctcaaatatatgcacaccATGCTCGTTTACCAGTAGCGGTAAAGCTTTAGTTGAGCATCGAATATGCTGAAAATAGTCGTCAGAAACAGAAAAATATCGTGTTCCTGCATGAACCGCAACATTTTCGGTACTCTCAAAGTATgagtaccagtttagggttaggccatgatttagTTCCGATTTTACCtgtttcagttctattacgagctcggggactgCCAGTGTTATTCAAGTGAATAttccctgtccataggtttcagtccctttacacaagttgatgtaaaataggccaacaaaattagttaccttcatattggtactcatacttcaggagcgccaaaTATATGAGTGAGATATCACGTCCAGTATGATCCAAAGGTACatgaaaaagtaaatatttttgagtgaCATTGTCTAACTTTCAGAGCTAAAAATTTAGTCGGGTATCAGTTAATATGATAATAATAACACCAGAACCAAAATACCAATAAAATATCTTTCTTGGAAATATTTGCAAATCATACCACGATAAGgcccaaaataaagaattgtcTGTGAATTTACTATGCAGTTCAAAGGTCCTGCTGTTCACCAACACAAATATacttctgtaacgtttcgtctgacaaaaatcaaatttccTCAGACGAACAGTTTATTGTGATTGTCGTAACTCTTTGACTGAGAAAGTCTGATTTtcgtcagacgaaacgttacagaaataatttgtgttagtgtgcaacagGACTCTTAAATTTTATAGTATGGTCATGTTTATTCTCGCTAcggcatccttgcattatacgcatacggattcACTAGCGCAAAGGAATTGAGAAAGTATTGAGAGTTAGTCACGCGTAACCTCTACTTACAAGTGAATtgtcttttattttaaatcgaCTTCAAAAATTGCTCGTTTCAATCGAATAGATTTTGTACTTATACAATGCTTcgtaatatacaaatattttacctcaaaaattaaagtcaaaatttacATAAAGATTATTTGGAAATGCAGATTGCGGTATTTCAATTTGCTAGGCTAGGTAGAGTCATTTAATGGGGCCTGCTTTATAGCACTGAGAATGGAAATCATTTGCATTTCATTTTGCAATCAACGATCATCAATTAATTATTCCAGGCATATCTAATCACACATACATAGTTGCTTATAATagaaattcattaaaattaataaaacgtATATTTATAGTTACAAATTCAAACGAAATAACCAGTTACGGTATGTAAatcattttacaaattgttatgTGAACGTCTTTAATGTTCAGCATAATAAATTCAAGTAATGAATTTTGGAAATCTATTTAGGAATTCTCAAGAATGTTCAAGATAAATCTCAAAAATCTTTTTCCTcgtcatttgtatttttctgttaAAATAGAGAAACAATTTTAACCAGAGCTTACTACTTCTAaaactatatttatattgaaaataaaaaattgtgtgATATCCATGAgaatttcaggtaaaaattctattatgatatttttaggcgctccagaagtctGTTAagtaccaatatgggggtaactaagtttgttcgtctattttacatcaagttgtggtacgagactgaaacctatgggcagggggtatatttacttggctaatacagacggtcaccgaactcgtaatggaactaaaatagagaaaatcgGGATataattatggcctgacccgaacctggtacacatactacggcagtACCCTTATTTAAATTAGGTAATAAATCGTGGGATAGATGATGCAGATGATTTTGAATAATGCAATACCAATTTTCATGTGTTGACATTTTCATTTCAGCAATACGAAAAAAATTGTTCAGAATTGCCTGAAAATTTCAGGCATATTTTAGCATATATACATAATTGTACATTGCCTTCACAGCGCTATTGCCAGAACATAGAAAAACAATAGAGGTAAATATTCATGTGAAAACTAGAATTTTCAATTGATGAATTTGTCATGTATTATCATAACAGACGCTGTTTTAGGgcggtcgccattatgacagtcgctgttttgacagtcgctCACTTGAATACGTTGCTATTACGAAGTCGCCATTATGATCGTCGCTATTTGGAACCCGAGCCGTTTGTTTCAGATGTTTACTTGAAGACAGGCTGTAGTGAAACCATTCGAGGAAAACTCATTTAGACTGTTTTCTAGGCTTTTATTAACTTAAAGATTACTACTatactaaaacaagaaaaagaacaagTTACAAGATGTAGCCATCCTGACGCACGCTGACCAAATAAAACCTTCGCATAGCCACGAGACTATTAACGATGGTGCCACGTTGGCCACATTAGGTGGcgctaattcaatttcatcacaATCACCCCACCCAGAAaaatcatgtatatatataacagaatATAAAGTATGCACGgaaattacaaaatgaaaatagcaCTTCGTAGAATAAAGCTAAGAGATTCTATCTCCGTACCAATCCGGGCTCTTACATATTCTACCAGAGCGACGACGTTGAGGGCTTTCAGTATCTTCTACGGGAGTTTCCGACTTTTCATCCGAAGTAGAATTTAATTCATCCTGAGCTTCTGGCAAACCAGCGTCATTCAAATCATTTGGAGTCTCGGTTGGTTTAGCTTTAGATTGGTCGGGACATGGCGCCAAGTCTTTCACAGAAACTGTAGTTTGTCTTCCATCTGAGTGGCGTACCAGTGCATATTTGGAATTGGCATCCAATAAATCCACCAGGTCGCAGAGAGGTTCGGTCTTTGTCCGAACGAATTTTCGAAGCAACACAATACCCGTTGAAAGTAGCCAATCGGGGAGCAATTGGCCCAGCATCGATCGTCGTTGAAAACCAAACAACCGTTCATGTGGAGTCGAGTTAGTAGACGTACATAATAAAGATCTTACGTTATGCAAGGCATCAGGTAAAACAATTTGCCAGGCAGCCTCTGATAATTTTTGAGAAGCCAAAAGTAGCTTTATAGTCTTCCATAACGTTTGATTGATCCTTTCACACTGAGCATTTCCTGTTGGATGGTACGGAGTGGAATTGCTGTTAGCAACGCCCCTTCTTGCAAGAAACTCCGTAACATCTCTTGATAAGAATGACAGGCCTCTATCGCTATGTACGTATTCAGGTAATCCCACCAGTGAAAATAAGGAAGAAGGGCACTGTATCACAGTTGTAGAAGTCATATCTTTACAAGGATAGGCGAATGGAAAACGACTGTATTCGTCAACAATTATCAGAATATACTGCTTTTTACCGCAAACGGGACCCTTGAAATCAATGCTGATTCGTTCCAGCGGACGAGTTGCTCTAATTAATTCATGCTTGTAATTGCCTTTAAAATATCGCGGCTTTAGCTTCGCACATTGCTGACAGTTGGAGCAAATGTGTTTTACATCTTCAGTAGAGAAAGGCAGATTCTTAGATCTGATGAAATGTGACAATCTCCTAGCACCCGGGTGACCAAGTTGTTCATGAATACTTTTGAGGTCAAAATCAGGATTGCCAAAAAGGCAACTTATTCGAGACACAGTATCAGGGGCTACATTATCAATCCCGGCTCGATGAACAACAGTATAATTGTAGCAACTAAGTTCCAATTTCCACAATGACAATTTagtgtttttaattttgcttttatgttttttttggaaaatgaaAGACAGGGCCCGTTGATCTGTAATTAAGCAAAACTTTCTTCCATGTAACAAATAACTCCATTTTCTGACTGCTTCTATAATAGAAGACTTTATTTGGGTTTGCAAGGCctaatcttttttaaataaccCATCAGCATGAGTCGACAGCAAATTAGTACAGTCCGTTGATGACGTAATAGGAAGTAAGTACCCCTGAAAAAATGATTTCGTTTCATAAATTAAAGGCAGAAGAGTTTTTCATGTtcttgggtactcccgtagtatgtgtaccatgtgaAGGTTaagttataattttattcatattttccttaTTAAAGTTCTATTTCGGGTTAaaagactgtctgtgttagccaagtgatatACCCcgtgcccataggtttcaatcccttcacaaaaattgatgaaaaataggcgaacaaaattaattacctccatattagtacacacattTCCGGAGCGCATGTTATTACTGTCTTAAACTTTCTGTATTCTGTTGTATTGGGCATGAGGACTGTCAAACGACGCAGCACGTTTAAACGCATAAAACCCCTAAAGATGAAATAATAAACCACTGTACAATAAGATTGTTAAGAGtaattaaaaacaataataatgaaAGTCGTTTGACAAACACTGAAATCTGGCAAGATGGTCCACCATAGAAATTGGTTGGACAAGACATACGCTGATCAGAAACTTATGGTTCTCAAAAAATATTGGGAATAACATACGTTCTTTctcgaaatattttattggtaCTTCTTGGTtggtaattcaaatttatagCAATAAATCTGGGTTTGTTGCTAAAATTGCAATGTTCGCAAATCTGAACTTCACACAAATCAAGTCTACCACACTTGTTGCGCTAAAATACacacataaaataattttgggtTAATGATAAACATGCTATTCTCAGTCTGCTGGCTATTATGGACCATGGTGTAAAAGTGATAGTTTCTGAGCGCTTCTGTATTCAACAGATTGAGTAACAGATATCCTGGCGGTCGGATCTAGGTCCACCCAGACGTCGCCGGCTTCTGGGAATTTCATCTTGTTCATATGTATGCATATTTGAAGGCTAGCGTAGCCTAAATGAATCGagaataaaattttcagtggttaaagattgtatttttcactagaaggctattacttttatttcctAAATTTATGTGAGATCTGATATTGTATTCAAAATGcgttgtttaatttttttaattagtgCAACTTGTTTTATGACACCGTGACGGTTAGTACCAAAAGTCTCGCAGtaacagattgcatacccgagCTACTGCTTTTTGGATTTCTTgtccatttatttgagcattgcattcttgtttatattatttgaaatttagcgCTAATAATGTGttatttttgtatgttatttttgcaatagaTATtctaaaatgttcgaattgaatatattatacataaaatatgattttgtcaAAATTGAATTCACATTTATGTTTCAAAGTTTGATCAGGTATTTGCGTTCGATAGCGACACATTATTGCGAGCACTTCGTCCAGCATTACTTACTCGGGAAAGATCGTTTACAATTACCAATAGATCGCTGTACAACGCAACATTACATTTTAAATCCCAACTCAAgtaaataatgataaatttgTGCAAACGAAGCGACTTACATACAGAGGTCTGTTTGCTCGTTAAATAAAAAACACGGCACGGCTCAGAGATAGTTACTGTAAATAGAGCTGTCACCAAATACCTGAGCGCATCGCTTGAATGAATTGTTTGTAGTGTTGGGACATACACAATAGGGAAACCCTGACTCACAAAACGAAAACCTTTGCTTCATATGCGACATGCTTCGCTTATCTGGAATGAGTGTTTCAGTTCGCTTTGCGAGAAAAAGGGAAGTTTAATATTGAAGCGAATCGGAACAGTCTATCGTGAAAGCTCAAATAGTCTAGTACCATTTATACAAGGATTAGATATAACAGTGATTGcgatagtttatagtgttttgcTGTAGAACTACACGTAAAAATAGGAAAGGTGAGGCGACGACGTGACCAAAGTCAGTATCCCTGGTCAAGAATAATACAATTACAGATGCATGTGCATTGGCAAGGATTGGAAGTGTTTGCTATAATAGTATTGTGTCTATATTTTCTTACTGATAATTCAAAGCTCCAATCATTTGTACTGATATAATGCAGGTGGAAGTAACTCTAAGTAACAGCGAAGATTAAACCGTTACTCAGAAAAACTTCCTATTACTTAAATATATCCAATAATAAATTCGAATTTTGCCGTTATAACATATATTGAAGCTAAAATTTTAATCATTCGGCGTATCACGTTCGTTAACTATTCGAGAAAACCTCAAAAGGGGGAATgataactttatatatatatacggggACAATACGATATGATATTTTAAGTCCATGCATTTATGTACAAAActcagcgctccagaagtgtgtgtaccaatatggaggtaactagttttgtttcGTTCAAGCTTGTTGTTTCACGACTAAGAATTTGcaagtaatttaaattattttatttttcattaattcaagtttgaacctttttttattcatatcaaTACACAAATATAGGAGCTTATTTGTTTAATGTTGCCACACACGATTTAACATATTGCGCATTTCACTCGGCACGGTATACTTGTATCGAGCATGGACGAGCGTTGTTTATTGAACAAATACACAGAGTCGCATAGTATATACTATATGACGCAAGGGACGACTAAAAGCTATTGTTACATAAATTATAAGAGGAAATGAGTGTCGAGTAAGtataatagaattttttttataaatcttcTTTATTGTATCAGTTTATAACCTAGCAAAGAGTTACCAAGAAAACGATAGCAGTAGAATTAATTGCCTGTCAGCCTTTTTCATAATTTATGTAAGGATTTGAGTTCAGGTATACCAGATATTTGTTCACAAATTTCAGAATCTTCAGGCACATGCTGTGAATTTGTCGATAGATGATAGAAACTTGCAACGTGTTTGTATAAGTTGGTTATGTTTAACATAATTAAATACgatactttagagtttagatgACCTAAAATAGTCTACGAAGGCATGTCGGCTATTGGAATTGATCTTGGGACAACATATTCATGTGTCGCTGTCCTTAGGAATGAAAGAGTAGGTATTCCATTTTAGTAAAAGTTAGTATAgtagtttatttcaaaattttaaatcatacaTCATGTCTATTTCTTTCGAGTTTTCTTTCGAGAAACAGacaaaacagtcaaaacaaCGTTTCCTTGTTTAGTATAAAATCCATTTTAGGTTTCAGTTATAGCATTCAGCAAAACTTggctaaatattaaaattgtattaCAATCATTATGTTAATCTATTATTGATTTCAGATCGAAATTGTTCCAAACGACGAAGGAGACAGATTAACACCATCATGTGTTTCTTATTCCGACATCGAGGTATTGACTGGGAAGGCGGCAAAGGAAGAAATaccatttaattttgaaaatactttGTATCGTAAGTAATTATTAATATACTTTTCTCTAAAATCGCGATGAATTAATAGTTATTTCATTCTCGTATTGCTATTGTTAGACCTCATTGAAAATCAGAtataatttggaaaaaataaaaaaccttccaaaatgaatgaatgcaaattgacaaaaaataatttccacAGATTGGcacaaataattaaaaaaatattctccTAAAGTtagtattaaaaaatttaaacaataaataaatgtgcaTGTCACTTGATACTTATCTTAAAACACATATCTGAAACACTTATTTCTTTAAACTATATATTCCATTATCATCCTATATTTTTCATAGAAATCAAGCGACTTATCGGCAGAAAATTCGATGATCCAAATGTCCAACAAGATTCAAAATATTGGGGATTCAAGATTATTAATCAAGATAATAGACTCAAAATACAGGTATGCATTGATCTCATGAAATTACATTCAAGTTTCAACTATATTACCAAGTGCacgcttgttttttatttaacataaagCTTTTTAATATTACACTATAAGGCCACTTCGGCAATCATTATCATGTCAATGTTTATTTTGCTTAATCAATAACTAATGTCTTTAAACAATTCCCCATATTTAGGTGAATTACAAACATAAAGCAAAAACATTTTACCCAGAGGAAATTAGTGCGCTGATATTAAAGCAGCTAAAAGAATCCGCTGAGAATTACATGGGTTCCAAATTCACCGACGCTGTTATAACAGTACCAGCTTATTTCAATGATTCTCAACGTAAGGCTACAAGAGAAGCTGGAAGAATAGCCGGTCTCAATGTTTTACAAATGATAAATGAACCAACGGCTGCGGCAATTGCCTATGGATTAGATAGAGAGGTAAAATAATCATCTCCAATGAATACAAAAGGTTTCATGTTAGATTTCTTGTTAAATGCAGTACTATATGGCATATTGatgtgaatttattaataatatattactttttcaacatctgtaacaatttttttgacTACAGAAAAAAGACGAGCGCCACGTTTTGATTTTTGATCTCGGTGGTGGAACATTTGATGTGACACTGATTACAATAAAAGATCGAGTGTTTGATGTCAAAGCAACAGGAGGAGATACCCACTTGGGAGGTAATGTAATATTTCTGATTATTGGTAAAACATCTAAGAATTGCATTGATCGACTACGTCATCAGCTACGAATTAATAGTCTATTCATTTACTAGAAGTATGAAGATGTTTAGactatatacatattttctCCTTTTTAAACTCAACTTTACTCTTACTACTCGTTACTCCAATAATTACTAGGCATAACAAATTTGCAGGGGAAGATTTTGACGACAGGATGATAAAACACTTTGTTGAAGAATTTAACGAACAAAATAAAGTTGATATATCAgaaaacaaaagagcaatgagCCGACTTAGAATTCAATGTGAAGCAGCTAAACGAAAATTATCCGTAAATATGATAGCAAAGTAAGTTTAAGAAGCAATCTTTTTAAGCCTGCATCATTAACCAAATTCACAGCTGAGGTGAAGGTATTCAATTAACTCGTCATGCTATTCTTCGTCGATCACAGCATTGTTTTTTATTCTTGCGTTTGTGTAAAATTTATCATGAAGATACACTAATATACTCTGCGGAACTACATCATGCAGATAAAAAGTAAACTTTTACATTATAGAGTTCAAGTCGACGGCTTTCACAACGGGAAAGATTACAAAACAACTATTAGTAgagctaaatttgaaaaattgaactaCGATTACTTCGAGCAAATGCTCGAAGCAGTGGATGTTACACTATCTGACGCAAAGTTTAATAAAGAAAAGGTGCTGAAATAAATTAAAGGGACCAATAGCAATTCTATAACTTTAACCGAGAAATGTTGCCCAGGAATATTAGGCCTCGGCGAAAAAGTCTAGTAAAACAAAGATACCGACGGTCGATTCTTTAGAACTTAATACCTTCTTTTTGTATTGTAAATTTTTAGAAAGCATTTCATGAAAAGAAGATAGTAAATATCAAATGCCATGACCGATTAGTAAAAAATAAACAGTTTTTGGtggaaaaattaataaaacaaaatgttaGTCTTATTCCCCCCTTTAcacacatattttttaaatatattttggtcATTTCTGTCTATTTATGATTTCAATGATTAAAGATATTGACTAGACGaaagcattttaaaattttctcaaGTGTGATG containing:
- the LOC120342404 gene encoding heat shock 70 kDa protein 1-like; translation: MSAIGIDLGTTYSCVAVLRNERIEIVPNDEGDRLTPSCVSYSDIEVLTGKAAKEEIPFNFENTLYQIKRLIGRKFDDPNVQQDSKYWGFKIINQDNRLKIQVNYKHKAKTFYPEEISALILKQLKESAENYMGSKFTDAVITVPAYFNDSQRKATREAGRIAGLNVLQMINEPTAAAIAYGLDREKKDERHVLIFDLGGGTFDVTLITIKDRVFDVKATGGDTHLGGEDFDDRMIKHFVEEFNEQNKVDISENKRAMSRLRIQCEAAKRKLSVNMIAKVQVDGFHNGKDYKTTISRAKFEKLNYDYFEQMLEAVDVTLSDAKFNKEKVDEVVLVGGSTRIPKLRNMIQEYFNGKELYKTINPDEAVAHGAAACW
- the LOC144420910 gene encoding uncharacterized protein LOC144420910, translating into MTSTTVIQCPSSLFSLVGLPEYVHSDRGLSFLSRDVTEFLARRGVANSNSTPYHPTGNAQCERINQTLWKTIKLLLASQKLSEAAWQIVLPDALHNVRSLLCTSTNSTPHERLFGFQRRSMLGQLLPDWLLSTGIVLLRKFVRTKTEPLCDLVDLLDANSKYALVRHSDGRQTTVSVKDLAPCPDQSKAKPTETPNDLNDAGLPEAQDELNSTSDEKSETPVEDTESPQRRRSGRICKSPDWYGDRIS